A stretch of DNA from Campylobacter concisus:
ATCCTCTGGGTCAAAATTTGCAGCGATCTCGAGCGCATCGATGACTGGTAGCAAGTCCCTTGCAAATTTCTCATTTGCATAGCTTGCAACATCTGCTTTCTCTTTTTCATAACGCTTTTTAATATTTTCAAACTCAGCATTTGCTCTGTAATATTTATCAGTGATCTCGCCAAGCTCTTTTTCGAGCTTCTCAACTTTTGAGATATCGCCAAGTGCGTCTAAATTTACGCTATCGCTAGCTGCCTCTTGCACTGGCTCGACCTCAGGTAGATTTTGCTCTTTTACCTCTTCGCTCACGCGGCCTCCTTTATTAGATTTATAAATTTCACATAATCAGTATAAACACTGCCAGCACAGATCATCTGCGCCTCGCTACCAAGGTAGTTTGCTTTAAATTTAAGCCCCATGTAATTTTCATCAAACATAGGAGAAAATGTAAGTTCTTCATCCATCTGCAAGCTAAAACTTGGGTCAAAAACCGTCTTAAAGCGTCTATCCTTAAACATATCAAAGGCTAAAATTTCATTTTCTTGGAAGTAAATTTTAGTCCTTTTAAGCTCTCTTATCTTGTTTTTTAGTTCGCTTAAGCCAACTTGAGAGCAGATAAGCTCAAGCTTGTCTAAACTAACTCCGATAAGGTTGTTTAAAAATTTATACATCCTAGCATCAAACTTGATGACGATCTCATCGCCACTAAAATTTAAAACCAGATATCTATCATTTAAATTTAAAATTTCTAGCAACTCCTTGTCGATCGTGCCAAAAATCATACAATAAAGCTCAAATTCATCACAGAGCATCTTTAAGCTTCCTGGATCATTTATCTCTAAATTTATGTCGTTTTCAGTAAAAATTTCACTCCAATATCTCCTCATCGCAGCGATAGTTGGGATCCTACCGCCACTGATGTGAAGCTTTGTGATCTCGCCCTCATCTGAAAGCTTTTTGAAATAAACACGTATCGTCGATGCTGGTATCGCCACGCTCATGCGAGAGCCAAGCTCGTTTGAGCCAATAGGCATATTGTCCTGCAAATAGGCTTCAATGATAGAATTTAGTATCAAATCGCGTTTATTTGTTTTACTCACTTTTAGCACTCTTTCTTTTTAATTGCTAAGCGGATTATACAACTTTAGTTTATCAATGTCAAGTATATAAGTTAAAAAAATTTATTTATATATATTTAGCCTATATAACTAAACTTTTCTAATGCCTATAATATAAGCTTTGCGTAAAAAAAATAAAATTTAAAACAAAATAAGAAATTTAACTTCAACATAAAAATCCGAAATTTCTAATTTTATTCAAAAATTTAAAAGATTTTTATACTTTTTAACGTATATTATAAATAATTTTTAGTATATTTAATACTTTATTTTGATATTTATATACTATTTTACATTATTTATATAATATTTTAGGTATATTTAATGATAAATAACGTATAATTCTTCAATGATTGAAACAAGTGATATATTTAATTTGCTTCACAATGCAGTTGAGGCAAAAAATATCGGAAAAAAAATTTCACAAGCAAAAATGGCAGAGGATCTTGGCGTGCCGATGAGGACATATCAGGACTGGAGGCTTGGTAACTCAAAGCCGCAAGCTGCTGCTGCTGTTTGCAAACTGCTATGTGAGCTTGACGATGATGAAATATTATTTGTTGTCAATAAGATGAGAAAATTGCTAGGAAAATAGATGGAAAATTTAACACAAAAAGAGAGAATCGACCTTGAAAGCGTTTTTGCAGCCATTTGCACTAAAAAAGAGTCAAAAATTTTAGTTACCTACAAGGATCTATGCTCGGCTGCAGCTTCAAAATTTCATGTAGTTAAAAACAAGATAAAAAAAATAAAATTTACGAAGATAGAAAAGTAGCCTAAATTTGAAGCTCTACACTTCGCTTCAAACCAAAAAAAATTATTTTTATATTAAGGTATTTAAGAATAAAGTTATAAAATACGCAAGAAGAATCCTCTTTAATTTATATGTTTATTAAAGAGAATTCACTTACATTATTTCTTGCCAAATTTAGCTAGCGCTCTTTGGTAGTCCTCTTCGCTGTCGATACCGATACTTTGACTTTCAACCTCTAGCATCGCTATCTTTTTGCCATTTTCTAGGGCACGCAGCTGCTCGAGCTTCTCGGTATTTTCAAGGCTTGAAGGTAAGAGGCCGCAAAACTCTTTTAGGCTTTTTACGCTGTATCCGTAGATGCCAAGGTGCGCCTTGTAGCTTTTGCACTCGCTTCTGTTAAATGGTATCCTCGATCTTGAAAAATAAAGTGCATAGCCCTCAAAATCAGTCACCACTTTGACTAAATTTTTATCATCCGCAAACTCATCGTCCATCTTTTTGTAGCAAGAAAACATAAATGCTTTCCCCTTATTTTGCTCGCAAAATGCCCTAAATTTAGCGATATTTTCAGGCTCGATAAATGGCTCATCAGCCTGAACATTTATGATGATCTCACTCTCGCTTAGCCCCAAAATTTGCGCCGCTTCGTTTATCCTGTCAGTGCCACTTTGATGATCTTTGTTAGTTAGCACCGCTTTTATGCCGTGAGCCTTGGCGATATCAAGCACGCTTGGCTCATCAACAGCAACCGCCACATCATCCACGCCGCTTATTCTAAGAGCCGTCGCCACAAACATCGGCACGCCGTTTATCTCTTTTAAAATTTTATTACTAAACCTTGTTGAGGCAAGGCGGGCTGGGATGATTATCATCGCTCGATCCATTCTAGGACGCACTTTTCGATCTCGTCCTCTTTTATGATGTTTTTGTGTAAAATTTTCGCACTAAATAGCGAGTTTATCGAGTTTGGCACGCTGTCAT
This window harbors:
- the kdsB gene encoding 3-deoxy-manno-octulosonate cytidylyltransferase produces the protein MIIIPARLASTRFSNKILKEINGVPMFVATALRISGVDDVAVAVDEPSVLDIAKAHGIKAVLTNKDHQSGTDRINEAAQILGLSESEIIINVQADEPFIEPENIAKFRAFCEQNKGKAFMFSCYKKMDDEFADDKNLVKVVTDFEGYALYFSRSRIPFNRSECKSYKAHLGIYGYSVKSLKEFCGLLPSSLENTEKLEQLRALENGKKIAMLEVESQSIGIDSEEDYQRALAKFGKK
- the grpE gene encoding nucleotide exchange factor GrpE; translated protein: MSEEVKEQNLPEVEPVQEAASDSVNLDALGDISKVEKLEKELGEITDKYYRANAEFENIKKRYEKEKADVASYANEKFARDLLPVIDALEIAANFDPEDDEFAKKIKEGILITINQFKKCFEKHGVSEIATDVEFDPNVHNAVLRVDSEEKQSGQIVQALQKGYMINGRVLRPAMVSVAN
- a CDS encoding DNA-binding protein: MIETSDIFNLLHNAVEAKNIGKKISQAKMAEDLGVPMRTYQDWRLGNSKPQAAAAVCKLLCELDDDEILFVVNKMRKLLGK
- a CDS encoding HrcA family transcriptional regulator, with protein sequence MSKTNKRDLILNSIIEAYLQDNMPIGSNELGSRMSVAIPASTIRVYFKKLSDEGEITKLHISGGRIPTIAAMRRYWSEIFTENDINLEINDPGSLKMLCDEFELYCMIFGTIDKELLEILNLNDRYLVLNFSGDEIVIKFDARMYKFLNNLIGVSLDKLELICSQVGLSELKNKIRELKRTKIYFQENEILAFDMFKDRRFKTVFDPSFSLQMDEELTFSPMFDENYMGLKFKANYLGSEAQMICAGSVYTDYVKFINLIKEAA